A stretch of Rhododendron vialii isolate Sample 1 chromosome 4a, ASM3025357v1 DNA encodes these proteins:
- the LOC131322536 gene encoding 3,9-dihydroxypterocarpan 6A-monooxygenase-like: MASTGTTSTYDFQFYALAASVCFISTLLLRSLKNRRSKSKPALNHPPSPPRLPIIGHIHLLGAVLPKSLQSLASEYGGIMKLAFASQSAIVVSNETFAREMLKNHELSFVSRPSFGASDFNIYEGSEFVNAEYGTYWRFMKKLCMTELLSAPQINKFVDIRREEMMRLVGVLVDSSSKRAAVDLGEELMVMTNNVICRMAMSTRCSSSADESKEIRRLVKGILDLAPKFSLGELLGPLGKLDLFGYGKKLKELMSQFDDLAERIMREHEERRESKEERERRDMMDILLEISGDGSAEVKITRKDIKSFLMELFMAGTETVSVALQWTLAELINHPEVYKKLRDEIRTVVGSDRLVEESDVPNLPYLQAVVKEGLRLHAPAPMIFRKAREDCKILGYDIPENSRIIFNVYAIMRDPNSWEEPTRFVPERFFVGSGTEKHYLNQVDIKGRTFNYLPFGSGRRGCPGSSLASTVNHLTVATLVQCFDWKIKGGDKFDMAEGSGLSSGVANPIVCYPNTHFNPGDDAIPTE; this comes from the exons ATGGCTTCCACCGGCACCACCAGCACCTACGATTTCCAATTCTACGCCTTGGCCGCCTCCGTTTGCTTTATTTCCACCCTCCTCCTCCGCTCCCTAAAGAACCGCCGCTCGAAATCCAAACCCGCCTTGAACCACCCTCCAAGCCCGCCCCGGCTCCCGATCATCGGCCACATCCACTTGCTAGGCGCCGTGCTGCCCAAATCCCTCCAGAGCCTGGCCTCCGAGTATGGCGGGATAATGAAGCTCGCCTTCGCTTCGCAGTCGGCCATCGTCGTGTCTAACGAGACCTTTGCtagagaaatgttgaaaaacCATGAACTGAGCTTCGTTTCGCGGCCGAGCTTCGGAGCCTCCGATTTCAATATCTATGAAGGATCCGAGTTCGTCAATGCag AGTATGGAACGTACTGGCGATTCATGAAGAAGCTCTGCATGACGGAGCTCCTCTCGGCCCCGCAAATCAACAAGTTCGTCGACATCCGGCGGGAGGAGATGATGAGGCTCGTCGGGGTCCTCGTCGACTCCTCGTCCAAACGGGCGGCGGTCGACCTTGGCGAGGAGCTCATGGTCATGACCAACAACGTCATCTGCCGGATGGCCATGAGCACGCGGTGCTCGTCAAGCGCGGACGAGAGCAAGGAGATCCGGAGGCTGGTGAAGGGGATCCTGGACCTGGCGCCCAAGTTCAGCCTGGGGGAGCTGCTGGGGCCGCTGGGGAAGCTGGACCTGTTCGGGTACGGGAAGAAACTGAAGGAGCTGATGAGCCAGTTCGACGACCTGGCGGAGAGGATCATGAGGGAGcacgaggagaggagagagagtaaggaggagagagagaggagggacaTGATGGATATCTTGTTGGAGATTTCCGGGGATGGGAGTGCTGAAGTGAAGATTACTAGGAAAGACATCAAGTCTTTCTTGATG GAACTCTTCATGGCGGGCACAGAGACAGTGAGTGTGGCCTTGCAATGGACACTGGCCGAGCTCATCAACCATCCAGAGGTGTACAAGAAGCTCAGAGATGAGATTCGGACCGTCGTCGGATCCGATAGGCTAGTCGAGGAATCGGACGTACCGAACCTTCCTTACTTGCAAGCCGTTGTCAAAGAAGGCCTCCGGTTACACGCCCCAGCGCCGATGATCTTCCGAAAAGCGAGGGAAGACTGCAAGATCCTCGGCTACGATATACCGGAGAATTCGAGGATCATATTCAACGTGTACGCGATCATGCGGGACCCGAACTCGTGGGAAGAACCGACGAGGTTTGTGCCGGAGAGGTTCTTCGTCGGCTCCGGCACGGAGAAGCATTACTTGAATCAGGTGGACATCAAGGGCCGGACGTTCAATTACCTACCGTTCGGGAGCGGACGGAGAGGGTGCCCCGGGTCGTCGCTGGCGTCCACAGTGAACCATTTGACAGTCGCGACGTTGGTCCAGTGCTTTGATTGGAAGATCAAGGGCGGGGACAAGTTTGACATGGCGGAAGGATCAGGGCTCTCGTCGGGCGTGGCAAATCCCATAGTGTGTTATCCCAACACGCACTTTAATCCAGGGGACGATGCTATCCCCACCGAGTGA
- the LOC131322534 gene encoding uncharacterized protein LOC131322534: MVTVNIGMLHYVLDHVYGAFVHRTKISPPFFSRGWGGTKLDLLERLIKQLFPEVEGQNWPPALVQPIWSTVWETKTACLREGVFRTPCDEQILSALPPECHNARVAFLLPKLVPPEKMACVVHLAGTGDHTFERRLRLGGPLLKENIATMVLESPFYGKRRPMLQHGAKLLCVSDLLLLGRATIEEARSLLYWLDTEEGYGKMGVCGLSMGGVHAAMVGSLHPTPVATLPFLSPHSAVVAFCEGILKHATAWEALREDLAVQKAAMTLEEVRERLRHVLSLTDVTRFPIPKNPNACIFVAATDDGYIPKHSVLELQRAWPGSEVRWVNGGHVSSFLLRNGEFRKAIVDGLNRLQWKESSL, translated from the exons ATGGTCACTGTCAATATTGGGATGCTCCATTATGTATTGGACCATGTGTACGGTGCATTTGTTCACAGAACAAAGATAAGCCCACCATTTTTCTCCAGGGGATGGGGTGGAACAAAGCTTGATCTTTTGGAGAGATTGATCAAGCAGCTGTTCCCTGAGGTTGAAGGACAGAACTGGCCTCCTGCTTTGGTTCAACCCATTTGGAGCACAGTTTGGGAAACTAAGACTGCTTGTCTAAGGGAAGGGGTCTTTAGGACTCCTTGTGATGAGCAAATTCTAAGTGCATTGCCCCCTGAATGTCATAATGCTAGGGTTGCTTTCCTTTTGCCGAAATTGGTGCCACCCGAAAAGATGGCTTGTGTGGTTCATCTGGCAG GTACTGGGGACCACACTTTTGAGCGGAGATTGCGTCTTGGAGGACCTTTATTGAAGGAAAACATAGCAACAATGGTTCTCGAGAG TCCTTTTTACGGAAAAAGGCGTCCCATGCTTCAGCATGGTGCAAAACTCTTGTGCGTAAGTGACTTGCTTTTACTAGGAAGAGCTACCATTGAAGAGGCCCGCAGCCTTCTGTATTGGTTAGACACTGAGGAAGGGTATGGCAAGATGGGTGTTTGTGGACTTAGCATGG GGGGAGTACATGCTGCTATGGTTGGTTCATTACACCCTACGCCGGTTGCTACTCTCCCATTTCTTTCTCCGCACTCTGCTGTTGTGGCATTTTGTGAAGGGATATTAAAGCATGCCACTGCATGGGAGGCATTAAGAGAAGATCTCGCAGTGCAGAAGGCTGCAATGACACTCgaggaagtgagagagagattgcgACATGTATTATCTCTCACAGATGTCACTCGATTTCCAATCCCAAAAAATCCCAATGCTTGCATATTCGTTGCTGCCACT GATGACGGGTACATCCCAAAACACTCGGTGTTGGAGCTTCAAAGAGCTTGGCCTGGCTCAGAAGTGAGATGGGTTAACGGTGGGCATGTCTCGTCCTTCCTTCTTCGCAACGGTGAGTTCAGAAAAGCAATTGTTGATGGTCTCAACAGATTACAGTGGAAGGAGTCTTCTTTGTGA
- the LOC131323710 gene encoding protein FAR1-RELATED SEQUENCE 5-like — protein sequence MDDSLKGKNVVIDISDGASDDDGHSDDDGYGDDDGHSDDDGYGVDDGLDDYWLDELTEENVYEMTFDSDEDGERFYNAYAKVKGFSVRKDNIHKDNKGIVTSRNWVCSKEGYREAKYMEREDRNKEPMALTRVGCPAIFHLKLDRKSNKYVVANFVSLHNHNLIGPMGVPFLRSHRKVRSPDKASANTMHKVGIKISHIMDFAAQQSGGYDKVGYTQKDLYNHFTAQRKIEVADGDAEGALAYLCAKAEYDPLFYYKYDMDEQNRLNNMFWRDSTSLTDYLCFGDVLLFDATYRTNAYGKPFVILAGVNSHFQTAIFGCALLTAETAETYTWVLEKFLDFMGNEKMLVSVMTDGDKAMRRAIKTVLPNARHRLCK from the coding sequence ATGGATGACAGTTTGAAAGGGAAGAATGTAGTGATAGACATTAGTGATGGCGCTAGTGATGATGACGGACATAGCGATGATGATGGATATGGTGATGATGATGGACATAGCGATGACGACGGATATGGTGTTGATGACGGACTTGACGATTATTGGTTGGATGAATTAACGGAagaaaatgtttatgaaatgaCATTTGATTCGGATGAGGATGGAGAAAGATTCTATAATGCATATGCCAAAGTGAAAGGCTTTAGTGTCCGAAAGGATAATATTCACAAAGACAATAAGGGTATTGTTACTTCAAGGAATTGGGTTTGCTCAAAAGAAGGATATCGAGAAGCTAAGTATATGGAAAGAGAAGATCGAAATAAAGAGCCGATGGCACTAACTAGAGTTGGATGTCCTGCTATATTTCATCTCAAATTAGAtcgaaaatcaaacaaatacgTGGTTGCTAACTTTGTAAGCCTCCACAACCATAACTTGATAGGGCCTATGGGCGTGCCTTTCCTCCGCTCCCACAGGAAGGTTCGTAGTCCTGATAAAGCCTCGGCCAATACGATGCATAAAGTTGGCATTAAAATAAGTCATATTATGGATTTTGCCGCACAACAATCTGGTGGATATGACAAGGTTGGATACACACAAAAAGATCTTTATAATCATTTTACAGCTCAACGCAAAATAGAGGTTGCGGATGGGGACGCGGAAGGTGCATTAGCCTATTTATGTGCGAAAGCAGAATATGACCCCTTGTTCTATTACAAGTATGACATGGATGAGCAAAACCGGTTAAATAATATGTTTTGGAGAGATTCAACATCTCTAACAGACTACCTGTGCTTTGGAGACGTGCTACTATTTGATGCTACTTATCGAACGAATGCTTATGGGAAGCCTTTTGTGATACTAGCTGGAGTCAATAGTCACTTCCAAACTGCAATATTTGGGTGTGCATTGTTGACTGCTGAGACTGCTGAGACTTATACATGGGTATTGGAAAAGTTTCTTGATTTCATGGGCAATGAAAAAATGCTAGTGTCAGTAATGACAGATGGAGATAAGGCCATGAGGAGAGCAATAAAAACTGTGTTGCCTAATGCTCGTCATCGTTTATGCAAATAG
- the LOC131322535 gene encoding uncharacterized protein LOC131322535 isoform X1: MAPPKKKTKGNVVAVDSCNEELKEIDEECRNEVPKHPRNLWIFFYQEQCKLKDADSSKPMDLSSVRELDWSQFVLKFLAEGIQKYQKGRKVIRGCLLFLMLFYLEHCTPAEYFTSQCGMRPSPRLSAWGDKDIREKACWFNKTRKRKGEKVKVIIEDGVGKRENDESRKGG; the protein is encoded by the exons ATGGCtccaccaaaaaagaaaactaaggGGAATGTGGTAGCAGTAGATAGCTGTAATGAAGAGTTGAAAGAAATTGATGAAGAATGCCGTAATGAAGTTCCGAAGCACCCTCGTAAtctatggatatttttcta CCAAGAACAATGCAAGTTGAAGGATGCTGATTCGTCAAAGCCAATG GACTTGTCCTCTGTAAGGGAGTTGGACTGGAGCCAATTTGTTCTTAAGTTTTTAGCCGAAGGCATTCAAAAGTATCAGAAAGGACGCAAAGTGATTCGGGGATGTCTATTGTTCCTAATG TTGTTTTACTTAGAACATTGCACGCCAGCTGAATATTTCACTTCCCAATGTGGTATGCGACCTTCACCCCGCCTCTCAGCTTGGGGAGATAAAGACATAAGGGAGAAAGCTTGCTGGTTCAATAAGACAAGAAAACGAAAAGGTGAAAAG GTCAAAGTCATTATTGAAGATGGAGTTGGCAAGAGAGAGAATGATGAATCAAGGAAGGGAGGTTGA
- the LOC131322535 gene encoding uncharacterized protein LOC131322535 isoform X2 — protein MNNKKDDDDFKVSFVLYIMGTILCPTSEFGVNKRFLHALKDLSSVRELDWSQFVLKFLAEGIQKYQKGRKVIRGCLLFLMLFYLEHCTPAEYFTSQCGMRPSPRLSAWGDKDIREKACWFNKTRKRKGEKVKVIIEDGVGKRENDESRKGG, from the exons ATGAACAACAAAAAGGACGACGATGACTTCAAGGTTTCATTTGTGTTGTACATAATGGGGACTATTCTATGTCCAACATCAGAATTTGGAGTCAATAAGCGTTTTCTCCATGCATTAAAGGACTTGTCCTCTGTAAGGGAGTTGGACTGGAGCCAATTTGTTCTTAAGTTTTTAGCCGAAGGCATTCAAAAGTATCAGAAAGGACGCAAAGTGATTCGGGGATGTCTATTGTTCCTAATG TTGTTTTACTTAGAACATTGCACGCCAGCTGAATATTTCACTTCCCAATGTGGTATGCGACCTTCACCCCGCCTCTCAGCTTGGGGAGATAAAGACATAAGGGAGAAAGCTTGCTGGTTCAATAAGACAAGAAAACGAAAAGGTGAAAAG GTCAAAGTCATTATTGAAGATGGAGTTGGCAAGAGAGAGAATGATGAATCAAGGAAGGGAGGTTGA